From Methanococcus maripaludis, the proteins below share one genomic window:
- a CDS encoding ABC transporter substrate-binding protein encodes MFNPKILIISTIFLIIFSGCTEKNTESNNRVLNVGACTDLAPTSYLEDGEFKGFEVELIYEISKRLDLKPEFIAYSFSELLDAVSEGNVDCGIGYIGRTPERQLKMDFSRQYAYTYSSILVKQNSECVGIKCLEHKSVGVLKDSIEEKWLESLSKSMDFDIISYENQNDIHKDLLSGKIDSEVTDHLTSLYLIQKYNSELKIIGDKFDIIYIAIAIDNTNPELKKSIDAALLEMENDGTLVKLKEKWNID; translated from the coding sequence ATGTTTAATCCCAAAATTCTAATAATCTCAACGATATTTTTAATAATCTTTTCAGGCTGTACTGAAAAAAACACAGAATCCAACAATCGGGTCCTAAATGTTGGAGCCTGTACGGATCTAGCACCAACTTCATATCTTGAAGATGGAGAATTTAAAGGCTTTGAAGTAGAATTGATATATGAAATATCGAAAAGACTCGATTTAAAACCTGAATTTATAGCCTATTCATTTTCAGAACTGCTAGATGCAGTTTCCGAGGGTAACGTTGATTGTGGAATAGGATATATTGGAAGAACACCAGAAAGACAGTTGAAAATGGATTTTTCAAGACAGTATGCATACACATATTCTTCAATACTTGTTAAACAAAATAGTGAATGTGTTGGAATAAAATGCCTTGAACATAAATCGGTTGGTGTTTTGAAAGATTCAATAGAGGAAAAATGGTTAGAATCGCTTTCAAAATCTATGGATTTTGATATTATAAGTTATGAAAATCAAAATGATATCCACAAAGATTTGTTATCTGGCAAAATCGATTCAGAAGTGACTGATCATCTCACATCCCTTTATTTAATTCAAAAATATAATTCTGAATTAAAAATTATTGGAGATAAATTTGACATTATATACATTGCAATCGCAATAGATAACACTAATCCAGAATTAAAAAAATCTATTGACGCTGCACTTCTTGAAATGGAAAATGACGGAACATTAGTTAAATTAAAAGAAAAATGGAATATTGATTGA
- a CDS encoding DNA-methyltransferase: protein MLELNEIYNTDFFEGVKSLPDNSVDLIIADPPYYNIKGDFDFKLTFDEWKLLHKRMAEEFKRVLKLNGSILLYGHARNIAYQQVVFDELFFLENNLVWHKTDCQTRKNIKGYRCFAPVTERILFYSNEYRKNNNSLVNPMYKEYVEVLTPIIEYFMQEKEKIMKLKGFSTNGEFIRFMDEYTGSTTAARHYFSWSQWMFPSEKTYAKLQDIGNGVLEKEYPLFKKQYAELKTEFERTRRYFVNSEHTDVLLFSQESHITRKYNHPTQKPPKLTKMLIESTTKPESLVLIPFAGSGVECACCKELQRNFIGFEIDEKYCEVSRNRINEV from the coding sequence TTGTTGGAATTAAATGAAATATACAATACAGACTTTTTTGAAGGTGTTAAGTCCCTTCCTGATAATTCAGTCGATTTAATCATTGCAGATCCTCCATACTACAATATCAAAGGGGATTTTGATTTTAAATTGACTTTTGATGAATGGAAATTACTGCACAAAAGAATGGCAGAAGAATTTAAACGAGTTTTAAAGTTAAACGGCAGTATTTTACTTTATGGTCATGCGAGAAACATTGCATACCAACAGGTTGTTTTTGATGAGTTATTTTTCCTTGAAAATAACCTTGTATGGCATAAAACAGACTGCCAAACTCGAAAAAACATTAAAGGATACCGCTGTTTTGCACCAGTTACTGAAAGAATTTTATTTTATTCGAATGAATATCGAAAAAACAATAATTCGCTGGTAAATCCAATGTATAAAGAATATGTGGAAGTACTTACACCAATTATTGAATATTTCATGCAAGAAAAAGAAAAAATCATGAAATTAAAAGGTTTTTCAACAAATGGTGAATTTATTAGGTTCATGGACGAATACACTGGAAGTACAACTGCTGCAAGACATTATTTCTCATGGAGTCAATGGATGTTCCCATCTGAAAAAACGTATGCTAAATTACAAGACATTGGTAATGGAGTTCTCGAAAAAGAATATCCTTTATTTAAAAAGCAATATGCAGAACTAAAGACTGAGTTTGAACGCACAAGAAGATATTTTGTAAATTCTGAACATACTGATGTTTTACTATTTTCTCAAGAAAGTCATATCACGAGAAAATATAATCACCCGACACAAAAGCCCCCAAAATTAACAAAGATGTTGATTGAATCTACAACAAAACCTGAAAGTTTAGTTTTAATTCCTTTTGCAGGTTCCGGTGTAGAATGTGCATGTTGTAAGGAACTTCAAAGAAATTTTATTGGTTTTGAAATTGATGAAAAATATTGTGAAGTTTCCAGGAATCGAATTAATGAAGTTTAA